Proteins from one Patagioenas fasciata isolate bPatFas1 chromosome 6, bPatFas1.hap1, whole genome shotgun sequence genomic window:
- the SLC25A24 gene encoding mitochondrial adenyl nucleotide antiporter SLC25A24 encodes MFQLLRGLVLPAAACDGNRDGDSRYANLFRKLDLNEDGRVDIAELQTGLRAMGIPLGKEAEEKIFKAGDTNQDGQLDFEEFMQYLKDHEKKMKLAFKSLDKNNDGKIEASEVVQSLKILGISISEKQAEKILQSIDADGTMTVDWNEWRDHFMFNPATDIEEIIRYWKHSTVLDIGDSLTVPDEFTEEEKKTGQWWKQLLAGGVAGAVSRTGTAPLDRLKVMMQVHGSKSNKMDIASGFKQMLKEGGVRSLWRGNGVNVVKIAPETAIKFWAYEQYKKILTKDDGKLGTVERFVSGSLAGATAQTSIYPMEVLKTRLAVGKTGQYSGMFDCAKKILKREGVKAFYKGYIPNILGIIPYAGIDLGVYELLKSTWLEHYASSSANPGVFVLLGCGTVSSTCGQLASYPLALIRTRMQAQASVEGAPQLNMVGLFQRIIATEGIRGLYRGIAPNFMKVLPAVSISYVVYEKMKQNLGIA; translated from the exons ATGTTCCAGCTCCTGCGAGGCCTCGTGTTGCCAGCAGCCGCCTGTGACGGGAACCGGGATGGCGACTCCCGCTACGCCAACCTTTTCAGGAAGCTGGACCTCAACGAAGATGGGAGGGTGGATATCGCCGAGCTCCAGACGGGCCTCCGGGCCATGGGCATCCCCCTGGGAAAAGAGGCAGAGGAG AAAATTTTTAAAGCTGGAGATACCAACCAGGATGGACAGCTGGATTTTGAAGAATTTATGCAGTATCTTAAAGATCATGAGAAAAAGATGAAACTGGCATTTAAGAGCTTGGACAAAAACAATGATG GAAAAATTGAAGCATCAGAAGTTGTCCAGTCCCTCAAGATATTGGGTATAAGCATTTCTGAAAAACAGGCGGAAAAGATTCTGCAAAG TATTGATGCTGATGGGACAATGACGGTAGACTGGAATGAGTGGAGAGATCATTTTATGTTTAACCCAGCTACAGACATTGAAGAAATAATTCGATATTGGAAACATTCCACT GTTTTGGATATAGGAGATAGTTTGACTGTTCCAGATGAGTtcacagaggaagagaaaaagactGGACAGTGGTGGAAACAGCTGTTGGCAGGAGGAGTGGCTGGTGCTGTCTCTCGAACAGGTACAGCACCCTTAGATCGCCTGAAAGTGATGATGCAG gtTCATGGTTCAAAATCCAACAAAATGGACATAGCCAGTGGTTTTAAGCAGATGTTGAAAGAAGGTGGTGTCCGATCCCTCTGGAGGGGTAATGGTGTAAATGTTGTCAAAATAGCTCCTGAAACAGCTATTAAGTTCTGGGCTTATGAACAG TATAAGAAGATACTCACTAAGGATGATGGGAAGTTAGGCACCGTGGAAAGATTTGTATCTGGTTCTTTGGCTGGAGCAACCGCACAAACCTCTATTTATCCCATGGAG gttttaaaGACCAGATTGGCTGTGGGTAAAACAGGGCAATATTCTGGGATGTTTGACTGTGCTAAGAAGATCTTAAAAAGAGAAGGTGTGAAGGCCTTTTACAAAGGCTATATTCCTAATATTCTGGGTATAATTCCTTACGCTGGCATTGACCTTGGTGTTTATGAG CTCTTAAAGAGTACATGGCTAGAACACTACGCGTCCAGCTCTGCCAACCCGggtgtttttgtgttgttgggATGTGGTACTGTGTCCAGCACATGCGGGCAGTTAGCCAGTTACCCTCTTGCTCTTATCAGAACACGCATGCAGGCTCAAG CCTCAGTGGAAGGAGCTCCACAGCTAAACATGGTCGGTCTCTTTCAAAGAATAATTGCTACAGAGGGCATCCGAGGACTTTATAGGGGTATAGCCCCTAATTTTATGAAAGTGCTTCCAGCTGTCAGCATCAGCTATGTTGTATatgaaaaaatgaagcagaatttGGGAATAGCATGA